TGACACGCCGCCGACCAGCCCGCCGCCCAAGGGGCGCCCGAACCTGCGCGTGGTCAAATAACGGTAGGTGCCGACCGTTGGTCGGCACATCCTCGGCATCGGTAGGTGCCGACCGTTGGTCGGCACACCCTCAGGCATCTACCGCCTAGATGTCCTCGGCATCATCGACATCCGCGCGGATCCGGCTGATCCGCGCCGCCCCCGGGCCAGTGAATGAGACCAGTTGATCACCGCGCAGCACCATGCGGCCGACGTGGCGATCGATGCCGTCATAGGAATACTCGAACTTGAAGGTGCGCTCGAACCCGAGCCGGCCATCTTCACCGCGCGACAGGCGCATCCCCGTGGCGTGCACGGCCTGGTCCAGCCATTGCACAT
Above is a genomic segment from Stenotrophomonas sp. ESTM1D_MKCIP4_1 containing:
- a CDS encoding DUF3301 domain-containing protein, which codes for MPTLLLLLIAGGIVYFFWNAARSAAERAVELGRNACRAADVQWLDQAVHATGMRLSRGEDGRLGFERTFKFEYSYDGIDRHVGRMVLRGDQLVSFTGPGAARISRIRADVDDAEDI